The proteins below are encoded in one region of Brevundimonas fontaquae:
- a CDS encoding beta-ketoacyl-ACP synthase III: protein MTVTRSAVTGVGSYLPDEIVTNADLAKVVDTSDEWIQERTGIKQRHKARDDQPTSDLAVEAAKKALADAGKAASDVDLIIVATTTPDMTFPAVASIVQAKLGAGVGIAFDVQAVCSGFVYALSVADGFVARGLSKCALVIGAEEMTRLMDWTDRTTCVLFGDGAGAVVLEPREGQGTSDDQGMLGFALRADGSKTDLLYVDGGPATTGTVGHLRMAGNQVFRHAVVNIAEGITAACAAANIQIADVDWFVPHQANQRIIKGVGDRLGLDENKVISTVAMHANTSAASIPLALDAAIQDGRIKKGDMVLLEAMGGGLTWGACALRL from the coding sequence GTGACCGTCACCCGCAGCGCCGTGACCGGCGTCGGCTCATATCTGCCGGATGAGATCGTCACCAACGCCGACCTCGCCAAGGTCGTCGATACGTCCGACGAATGGATCCAGGAGCGCACCGGCATCAAGCAGCGTCACAAGGCGCGCGACGACCAGCCGACCAGCGATCTGGCGGTCGAGGCCGCCAAGAAGGCGCTCGCCGACGCGGGCAAGGCGGCGTCCGACGTCGATCTGATTATCGTGGCCACCACCACGCCCGACATGACCTTCCCGGCCGTCGCGTCGATCGTCCAGGCCAAGCTGGGCGCAGGCGTCGGCATCGCTTTCGATGTTCAAGCCGTCTGCTCCGGCTTCGTCTATGCGCTGAGCGTCGCCGACGGCTTTGTGGCGCGCGGCCTGTCGAAATGCGCCCTGGTGATCGGGGCTGAGGAGATGACGCGGCTGATGGACTGGACCGACCGGACCACCTGCGTCCTGTTCGGTGACGGAGCCGGCGCCGTGGTGCTGGAACCGCGCGAAGGGCAGGGGACATCGGACGACCAGGGCATGCTCGGCTTCGCCTTGCGCGCCGACGGATCCAAGACCGACTTGCTCTACGTTGATGGCGGCCCGGCGACGACGGGGACCGTTGGCCATCTGCGCATGGCCGGAAACCAGGTCTTCCGTCATGCCGTCGTGAACATCGCAGAGGGCATCACCGCTGCCTGCGCCGCCGCCAACATCCAGATCGCGGATGTCGACTGGTTCGTGCCGCATCAGGCCAATCAGCGAATCATCAAGGGCGTCGGCGACCGGTTGGGTCTGGACGAGAACAAGGTGATCTCGACCGTGGCGATGCACGCCAACACCTCGGCGGCCTCGATCCCGCTGGCGCTGGATGCTGCGATCCAGGATGGGCGGATCAAGAAGGGCGATATGGTGCTGCTTGAGGCCATGGGCGGCGGCTTGACCTGGGGCGCCTGCGCGCTTCGGCTCTAA
- a CDS encoding integration host factor subunit alpha, whose product MAGQQTVTRADLCEAVHEEVGLSRQECSSLVERTLELIVESLERGETVKLSGFGVFQVREKRARMGRNPKTGEPAAINPRRVISFRASQIMKSRVHDAVVEA is encoded by the coding sequence ATGGCAGGCCAACAGACTGTGACGCGCGCCGACTTGTGCGAAGCCGTGCATGAAGAGGTCGGCCTCTCGCGTCAGGAATGCTCCAGCTTGGTCGAGCGCACCCTGGAACTGATCGTCGAATCGCTCGAGCGCGGCGAGACGGTGAAACTGTCCGGCTTCGGCGTCTTCCAGGTGCGTGAGAAGCGCGCACGGATGGGCCGCAATCCCAAGACCGGCGAACCGGCGGCGATCAATCCGCGCCGGGTCATCAGCTTCCGCGCCTCACAGATCATGAAAAGCCGGGTTCACGACGCCGTCGTCGAGGCCTGA
- a CDS encoding MerR family transcriptional regulator, with amino-acid sequence MAKSADAFRTISEAAEEVGAPQHVLRFWETKFDFVTPVKRAGGRRFYRPQDIAVLKAVKRLLHDDGLTIRGVQRLHKEQGLKKLIGAEAAALIDDGDVTISAATSDVTRAETSNLHQVLADLEQAKARLDAVLSR; translated from the coding sequence GTGGCCAAGAGCGCCGACGCCTTCCGAACCATTTCCGAAGCGGCCGAAGAGGTCGGCGCGCCCCAGCATGTCCTGCGGTTCTGGGAAACGAAGTTCGATTTCGTCACACCTGTGAAACGGGCCGGCGGTCGGCGCTTTTATCGGCCTCAGGACATCGCGGTGCTGAAGGCGGTCAAACGCCTGCTGCACGACGATGGACTGACGATTCGCGGCGTCCAGCGCCTGCACAAGGAACAGGGGCTGAAAAAGCTGATCGGCGCGGAGGCCGCCGCACTGATCGACGACGGCGATGTCACGATCTCTGCGGCGACTTCCGATGTCACGCGGGCCGAAACCTCGAACTTGCATCAGGTTCTGGCCGATTTGGAGCAGGCCAAAGCCCGTCTGGACGCCGTTCTTTCACGGTAG
- a CDS encoding DUF2842 domain-containing protein, whose product MPPRLRRFVAAIGVLLFLVFWVWGLIALRGMLPPSQWIDFLFFGIGGTAWGLPLIPLLRWAERG is encoded by the coding sequence ATGCCGCCGCGTCTGCGTCGCTTCGTCGCCGCGATCGGCGTGCTGCTCTTTCTCGTTTTCTGGGTGTGGGGCCTGATCGCCCTGCGCGGAATGCTGCCGCCGTCGCAGTGGATCGACTTCCTGTTCTTCGGTATCGGCGGGACCGCCTGGGGCCTGCCGCTCATCCCGTTGCTGCGATGGGCCGAGCGGGGCTGA
- a CDS encoding COX15/CtaA family protein, whose protein sequence is MNRFGNPDRNRAVAVWLFATAAVVFLMVVIGGITRLTGSGLSITEWKPIMGAIPPLNDAQWAEAFEKYKQIPQYAQVNAGMSLGEFQGIFWWEWLHRLIGRLVGMVFALPLIVFLLCRLVPARSVFHQWAMPNRLIWRCVLLLALGGLQGLIGWWMVSSGLSERVSVAPERLATHLGLAFVLFAALIWTGLEAWNGEDHGRPPSGWARGAGLLLGAVFLQCLLGALVAGGHAGLVYTDWPLMNGAVLPPADWSLGAVAFLHDQALTQFNHRLVAYGLLIAVSIYAFQAWRWRVAEGMGFGAFALAGVIWFQALLGIVTLVHAVPVWLGVLHQAGAAIVLATATVNLWLVLRAQPRIFMSGPRTMGL, encoded by the coding sequence ATGAACCGTTTCGGAAATCCAGATCGTAACCGCGCCGTCGCCGTATGGCTTTTCGCCACGGCCGCCGTCGTCTTCCTGATGGTGGTGATCGGCGGCATCACGCGGCTGACGGGCTCTGGCCTGTCGATCACGGAGTGGAAGCCCATTATGGGCGCCATTCCGCCTCTAAACGACGCGCAGTGGGCCGAGGCCTTCGAAAAATACAAGCAGATCCCGCAGTATGCGCAGGTCAACGCCGGCATGAGCCTGGGCGAGTTTCAGGGCATCTTCTGGTGGGAATGGCTGCACCGGTTGATCGGGCGTCTGGTGGGTATGGTGTTCGCCCTGCCGCTGATCGTCTTCCTGCTTTGCCGTCTGGTGCCGGCCCGGTCGGTATTCCACCAGTGGGCCATGCCCAATCGCCTGATCTGGCGTTGTGTCCTGCTCCTGGCCCTGGGTGGCCTTCAAGGCCTGATTGGATGGTGGATGGTGTCCAGCGGCCTGTCCGAGCGTGTCAGCGTGGCGCCCGAGCGTCTGGCGACGCACCTGGGCCTGGCGTTCGTGCTGTTCGCCGCCCTGATCTGGACGGGGCTAGAGGCCTGGAACGGTGAGGATCACGGCCGGCCGCCGTCGGGTTGGGCGAGGGGCGCCGGCCTGCTGCTGGGCGCGGTCTTCCTGCAATGTCTGCTGGGCGCCCTCGTGGCCGGCGGTCATGCGGGGCTGGTCTATACCGACTGGCCGCTGATGAACGGCGCCGTTCTGCCGCCGGCCGACTGGAGCCTGGGCGCGGTCGCCTTCCTGCACGATCAGGCGCTGACGCAGTTCAATCACCGACTGGTCGCCTATGGTCTGCTGATCGCGGTCAGCATCTATGCCTTCCAGGCCTGGCGCTGGCGCGTAGCGGAGGGAATGGGCTTCGGCGCCTTCGCGCTTGCGGGTGTGATCTGGTTCCAGGCGCTGCTGGGGATCGTGACCCTGGTGCACGCCGTTCCGGTGTGGCTGGGCGTGCTGCACCAGGCAGGCGCCGCGATTGTGCTGGCGACGGCCACCGTGAACCTATGGTTGGTGCTGCGGGCTCAGCCGCGCATCTTCATGTCCGGACCGAGGACCATGGGCCTCTGA
- a CDS encoding alkaline phosphatase PhoX, protein MILHRRGLIATGAAAAFSGLARHAAAQTAGEETYVNEVHGYGPLLRDPNRLLDLPEGFSYQVVAQSGDTMDDGLFAPGQPDGMACFPLEGSRVALVVNHELKGSSGLHRNLGPGGLREERLDLLDASRGYDTYKNGRPLPGGCSTITYDLATRQMVSRHLTLAGTSTNCCGGPTPWGSWLTCEETLETPADADVTKSHGWVFEVPATATGLVDPVPLKAMGRFDHEAVCVDPRTGVVYLTEDDNAGLFYRFIPNAPGKLIEGGRLQAMAWKGAPSADTRNQDGRTWAVGDWREIEWIDLDDVESPNGDLAKRGHAAGAAWVARGEGVWWGDDELYFTATSGGPIRRGQVLRLAPGLNGAADRLQLFVESTDPKTMNMADNITVAPWGHLILCEDNYSSDVRNHLKGVTPEGKVYTIGRNVFTGNSEFAGACFSPDGEVLFVNIMYPGMTLAIRGPWSSVRT, encoded by the coding sequence ATGATCCTTCATCGTCGTGGTCTGATCGCCACGGGCGCAGCCGCCGCCTTCTCAGGACTGGCGCGTCATGCCGCCGCTCAGACGGCGGGTGAAGAGACCTACGTCAACGAGGTCCATGGCTACGGACCTCTGCTGCGCGATCCCAATCGTCTGCTCGATCTGCCCGAAGGCTTTTCCTATCAGGTCGTGGCCCAGAGCGGCGACACGATGGACGACGGCCTGTTCGCTCCGGGGCAACCTGACGGCATGGCCTGTTTCCCGCTGGAAGGGTCTCGCGTGGCCCTGGTCGTCAATCACGAGCTGAAGGGCTCCAGCGGCCTGCATCGCAACCTCGGCCCCGGCGGCCTGCGGGAGGAACGGCTTGACCTGTTGGACGCCAGCCGGGGCTACGACACCTACAAGAATGGCCGCCCCTTGCCCGGCGGCTGCTCCACCATCACCTATGATCTGGCGACCCGCCAGATGGTCAGCCGGCATCTGACGCTGGCCGGCACCTCGACCAATTGCTGCGGCGGCCCGACGCCTTGGGGCAGTTGGCTGACCTGCGAGGAGACGCTGGAGACGCCGGCCGACGCCGATGTGACCAAGAGCCACGGGTGGGTCTTCGAAGTGCCGGCGACCGCGACCGGCCTGGTCGATCCCGTGCCTCTCAAGGCGATGGGCCGGTTCGATCACGAGGCCGTCTGCGTCGATCCCCGCACTGGCGTCGTCTATCTGACCGAAGACGACAACGCCGGCCTCTTCTATCGCTTCATTCCCAATGCGCCCGGCAAGCTGATCGAGGGCGGCCGGCTTCAGGCCATGGCCTGGAAAGGCGCGCCCTCGGCCGACACCCGCAATCAGGACGGTCGCACCTGGGCTGTCGGCGACTGGAGGGAGATCGAATGGATCGATCTGGACGACGTCGAATCTCCCAATGGCGACCTGGCCAAGCGCGGCCACGCGGCCGGCGCCGCCTGGGTTGCGCGGGGCGAAGGCGTCTGGTGGGGCGATGACGAGCTGTATTTCACAGCGACCTCGGGCGGACCAATCCGACGCGGTCAGGTGCTGCGTCTGGCGCCCGGTCTGAACGGCGCGGCAGATCGCCTTCAGCTGTTCGTCGAGAGCACGGATCCAAAGACAATGAACATGGCCGACAACATCACCGTCGCGCCCTGGGGGCACCTGATCCTGTGCGAGGACAACTATTCCTCGGACGTCCGCAACCACCTGAAAGGCGTCACGCCAGAGGGCAAGGTCTATACGATCGGCCGCAATGTCTTCACCGGCAACTCCGAGTTCGCCGGCGCCTGCTTCTCGCCGGATGGCGAGGTGCTGTTCGTCAACATCATGTACCCCGGCATGACTCTGGCGATCAGAGGCCCATGGTCCTCGGTCCGGACATGA
- the rplM gene encoding 50S ribosomal protein L13: MLKSTTASLKPAEVEKKWIHIDAEGVVVGRLATFIANRLRGKHRGDYTPHVDCGDYVVVTNVDKVVFTGKKNTDKIYYRHTGHPGGVKSTTPEKVLGGRFPERVLEKAVERMLPKESPLARKQMTHLRLFSGNQHDHEAQQPETIDFKSASPKNTRSV; this comes from the coding sequence ATGCTGAAGAGCACTACGGCTTCGTTGAAGCCGGCCGAGGTCGAGAAGAAGTGGATCCACATCGACGCCGAAGGCGTCGTGGTGGGCCGCCTCGCGACCTTCATCGCCAACCGTCTGCGCGGCAAGCACCGCGGCGACTACACCCCGCACGTCGATTGCGGCGACTATGTCGTCGTCACCAACGTCGACAAGGTGGTGTTCACCGGCAAGAAGAACACCGACAAGATCTACTATCGCCACACCGGTCACCCGGGCGGCGTCAAGTCGACCACGCCTGAGAAGGTTCTGGGCGGCCGCTTCCCCGAGCGCGTGCTTGAAAAGGCCGTCGAGCGCATGCTGCCCAAGGAAAGCCCCTTGGCCCGCAAGCAGATGACGCACCTGCGCCTGTTCTCTGGCAACCAGCACGACCACGAAGCCCAGCAACCGGAAACGATCGACTTCAAGTCGGCGTCGCCCAAGAACACCCGGAGCGTCTGA
- the rpsI gene encoding 30S ribosomal protein S9 gives MTDVTNTETATGFDALKGLSSSVENDAPVYVQKLDAQGRAYSTGKRKNAIARVWVKPGTGKITINGKDQEQYFARPVLRMMIAQPLTVSDRATQYDVICTVEGSGLSGQAGAIRHGLSHALTHFEPELRKVLKPHGFLTRDSRVVERKKYGRAKARRSFQFSKR, from the coding sequence ATGACCGACGTGACCAACACCGAAACCGCAACCGGCTTCGATGCCCTGAAGGGCCTGAGCTCTTCGGTCGAGAACGACGCCCCCGTCTATGTCCAGAAGCTGGACGCTCAGGGCCGCGCCTATTCGACCGGCAAGCGCAAGAACGCCATCGCTCGCGTCTGGGTGAAGCCCGGCACCGGCAAGATCACCATTAACGGCAAGGACCAGGAGCAGTATTTCGCTCGTCCCGTGCTGCGCATGATGATCGCTCAGCCGCTGACCGTCTCGGACCGCGCCACGCAATATGACGTGATCTGCACCGTCGAAGGTTCGGGTCTGTCGGGCCAGGCCGGCGCCATCCGCCACGGCCTGTCGCACGCCCTGACGCACTTCGAACCGGAACTGCGCAAGGTCCTGAAGCCGCATGGCTTCCTGACCCGCGACAGCCGCGTCGTCGAGCGCAAGAAATACGGCCGCGCCAAGGCTCGCCGCAGCTTCCAGTTCTCGAAGCGCTGA
- the argC gene encoding N-acetyl-gamma-glutamyl-phosphate reductase, whose amino-acid sequence MTHTIFIDGEAGTTGLEIRERLEARPDLELILLGDRRRDVDARREALNGADAVILCLPDDAAREAVAMIENRTVKVIDASTAYRVAPGWAYGFPEMDAGQRDLIARSSFVSNPGCYPTGFIGLMRPLVKTGLVPTTYPVTVNAVSGYSGGGKAMIAEFEAPGAATAYRAYGLSLKHKHVPEMTKHTGLSRDVLFAPAVGNYRQGMLVEVPLHLAALPETPSVERIHGALVEAYEGRQFVEVADLEETEALSGLEPEGLNGTNRLRLHVFGDRNGEQARLVALLDNLGKGASGAAVQNLNIMLGLDEATGLI is encoded by the coding sequence TTGACCCACACTATCTTCATCGACGGCGAGGCCGGCACCACAGGGCTGGAGATCCGTGAGCGGCTGGAGGCGCGCCCGGATCTGGAGCTCATCCTGCTGGGCGATCGTCGGCGCGATGTGGATGCGCGGCGCGAAGCCCTGAACGGCGCCGACGCCGTGATCCTGTGCCTGCCCGACGATGCGGCGCGTGAAGCTGTGGCCATGATCGAGAATCGCACAGTCAAGGTGATCGACGCCTCGACCGCCTATCGGGTCGCGCCTGGCTGGGCCTATGGATTCCCCGAAATGGATGCGGGACAGCGCGATCTGATCGCACGGTCGTCGTTCGTGTCGAATCCCGGCTGCTATCCCACCGGCTTCATCGGCCTGATGCGACCGCTGGTGAAGACGGGGCTGGTTCCGACGACCTATCCGGTCACGGTCAATGCGGTCTCGGGCTACTCCGGCGGCGGCAAGGCGATGATCGCCGAGTTCGAGGCGCCGGGGGCGGCAACCGCCTATCGCGCCTATGGTTTGTCGCTGAAGCACAAGCATGTGCCGGAAATGACAAAACACACGGGGCTCAGCCGCGACGTGCTGTTCGCCCCTGCGGTCGGAAACTATCGTCAGGGCATGCTGGTGGAGGTTCCGCTGCATCTGGCCGCCTTGCCGGAGACGCCTTCGGTCGAGCGCATCCACGGCGCGCTGGTCGAGGCCTATGAGGGGCGGCAGTTCGTCGAGGTCGCAGACCTGGAAGAGACCGAGGCCCTGTCGGGGCTGGAGCCCGAGGGCCTGAACGGCACCAATCGCTTGCGCCTGCACGTCTTCGGCGACCGCAACGGCGAACAGGCGCGGCTGGTCGCTTTGCTCGACAACCTGGGCAAGGGCGCGTCGGGCGCGGCGGTGCAGAACCTGAACATCATGCTGGGCCTGGATGAGGCGACCGGTCTGATCTGA
- the msrB gene encoding peptide-methionine (R)-S-oxide reductase MsrB, giving the protein MTQSLILHRRGLLMGAGAFALSACSPETSEAGEGQYAASPYRRVSDADWRRRLGDASWRVMRHEGTECPYSSPLNDQHARGIFVCKGCDLPLFRSQWKFDSHTGWPSFYDIIAANIGKKRDLAIGIPRTEYHCVRCLGHQGHVFDDGPRPTGLRYCNNGVALKFVSA; this is encoded by the coding sequence ATGACCCAGTCCCTGATCCTGCATCGCCGGGGCCTTCTAATGGGCGCCGGCGCGTTCGCCCTGTCCGCCTGTTCGCCTGAAACGTCCGAAGCCGGGGAGGGGCAATACGCAGCCTCGCCCTATCGTCGGGTGTCCGATGCGGATTGGCGACGACGCTTGGGTGACGCCTCCTGGCGCGTGATGCGGCACGAGGGGACGGAGTGTCCCTATTCCAGCCCGCTGAACGATCAGCACGCTCGCGGGATCTTCGTCTGCAAGGGCTGCGATCTGCCGCTGTTTCGATCGCAGTGGAAGTTCGATTCCCACACCGGCTGGCCCAGCTTCTATGATATCATCGCCGCCAATATCGGCAAGAAGCGTGACCTGGCCATCGGCATTCCACGCACCGAATACCATTGCGTCCGCTGCCTGGGACACCAGGGGCATGTCTTCGACGATGGTCCGCGTCCGACGGGGCTGCGCTACTGCAATAACGGCGTGGCGCTGAAGTTCGTGTCGGCCTAG
- the phaC gene encoding class I poly(R)-hydroxyalkanoic acid synthase: MAKTPTTPTEALDRPARKAGRPTSAKPRPPRQPKSKPAETQEAASEAHSEPTPEATAATPNQAELIETLSMNLAKAAMMAQSAIAEAALTQADRPAALSADPFNVAPAMTSVMTSLAAQPDKMIQAQADLFGRYMRLWSSTARQAAGEAPDPAPVDKRFKDPAWSENPMFDMMRRSYLLTSDWMNGLIAGVEDVDPTLKRRAQFFIRLLTDAFSPSNFLASNPVALKALAETSGESLVKGMHNFAADLERGGGSLRISQADYGKFVVGENVATTPGQVVWRDELFELIQYAPTTETQHEIPLLIFPPWINKFYIMDLQPANSLIRWLSAQGFTVFVCSWVNPDKDKAGFGFDDYLEKGIYRAVEKTLEQAGTKQLNAVGYCIGGTLLGAGLAHMAAKGDKRIAAATFFAAQHDFAEAGDLLLFTDEHWIAEIERQMDAAGGVLPGAAMAETFNALRSNDLIWSFFISNYLLGKDPPAFDLLFWNADQTRMPKTLHLEYLRQMYGANVLAKGQFEIGGLTADLSKVEIPLYFQASREDHIAPMNSVYRSAKLFGGKDVTFTLAGSGHIAGVINAPAAKKYQHWTNPALPATLAEWQADAVEHPGSWWEHWSAWLGARSGKQIPARDPAKGPLKPIEPAPGSYVKVKS, from the coding sequence ATGGCCAAGACTCCCACAACGCCGACAGAAGCCTTAGATCGCCCCGCACGCAAGGCCGGACGTCCGACGTCGGCCAAGCCCCGCCCGCCTCGCCAGCCCAAATCGAAACCTGCCGAAACGCAGGAAGCCGCCTCCGAAGCCCATTCCGAACCGACTCCTGAGGCGACAGCAGCGACGCCCAACCAAGCCGAATTGATCGAAACCCTGTCGATGAATCTGGCCAAGGCGGCCATGATGGCCCAGAGCGCGATCGCCGAGGCGGCGCTGACCCAGGCCGATCGGCCGGCCGCCCTTTCCGCCGATCCCTTCAACGTCGCGCCGGCCATGACGTCGGTCATGACCAGCCTGGCCGCCCAGCCCGACAAGATGATTCAGGCCCAGGCCGACCTGTTTGGGCGCTATATGCGGCTCTGGTCATCGACGGCGCGTCAGGCGGCCGGCGAGGCGCCCGATCCCGCACCGGTCGACAAGCGGTTCAAGGACCCGGCATGGTCCGAAAACCCGATGTTCGACATGATGCGGCGATCCTATCTGCTGACGTCAGACTGGATGAACGGCTTGATCGCTGGGGTCGAGGACGTCGACCCGACGCTGAAACGTCGTGCCCAATTCTTCATCCGCCTGCTGACCGACGCCTTCTCGCCGTCCAACTTTTTGGCCTCCAACCCCGTCGCGCTGAAGGCCTTGGCGGAGACCAGCGGCGAATCGCTGGTGAAGGGCATGCACAACTTCGCCGCAGATCTGGAACGTGGCGGCGGATCGCTGCGCATCAGCCAGGCCGACTACGGCAAGTTCGTCGTCGGCGAGAACGTCGCCACGACGCCGGGCCAGGTTGTCTGGCGCGACGAGCTGTTCGAGCTGATCCAGTACGCGCCGACGACCGAAACCCAGCACGAAATCCCGCTGCTGATCTTCCCGCCCTGGATCAACAAATTCTACATCATGGACCTGCAGCCAGCGAACTCGCTGATCCGCTGGCTGTCGGCTCAAGGTTTCACGGTCTTCGTCTGTTCCTGGGTCAATCCGGACAAGGACAAGGCCGGCTTCGGCTTCGACGACTATCTGGAAAAGGGCATCTATCGCGCGGTCGAAAAGACGCTGGAGCAGGCGGGAACGAAGCAACTGAACGCCGTGGGCTATTGCATCGGCGGCACCCTGCTTGGCGCTGGTCTGGCGCATATGGCGGCCAAGGGCGACAAGCGCATCGCCGCCGCCACCTTCTTCGCCGCTCAACATGACTTCGCCGAGGCCGGCGACCTGCTTCTGTTCACCGACGAACACTGGATCGCCGAGATCGAGCGTCAGATGGATGCGGCGGGCGGCGTCCTGCCGGGCGCGGCCATGGCGGAAACATTCAACGCCCTGCGGTCCAACGATCTGATCTGGTCCTTCTTCATCAGCAACTATCTGCTGGGCAAGGATCCGCCCGCCTTCGACCTGCTGTTCTGGAACGCAGATCAGACGCGGATGCCCAAGACGCTTCACCTGGAGTATCTGCGCCAGATGTATGGGGCCAACGTCCTGGCCAAGGGGCAGTTCGAGATCGGCGGCCTGACGGCGGATCTGTCGAAAGTTGAGATCCCGCTCTATTTTCAGGCCAGCCGAGAGGATCACATCGCGCCGATGAACTCGGTCTATCGGTCCGCCAAACTGTTCGGCGGCAAGGATGTGACCTTCACCCTGGCCGGGTCAGGTCACATCGCCGGCGTCATCAACGCCCCCGCCGCAAAGAAGTATCAGCACTGGACCAACCCTGCCCTGCCCGCGACCTTGGCCGAATGGCAGGCTGACGCCGTCGAACATCCCGGCAGTTGGTGGGAGCATTGGTCCGCCTGGCTCGGCGCGCGATCCGGTAAGCAAATCCCCGCCCGCGACCCCGCCAAGGGCCCGCTCAAGCCCATCGAGCCGGCGCCGGGCAGCTATGTGAAAGTGAAGTCTTGA
- the recJ gene encoding single-stranded-DNA-specific exonuclease RecJ — protein MADDGGAKTLNAFLGVSRSLSGRAWRQRPADAATTRAHMQTLNLEEPLARALASRGVRSDQGQDFLTPTLRSLFPDPSSFMDMDAAAEAILNTLQAKANIHVFADYDVDGASSAALLVRWFRAMGHELSIYVPDRMTEGYGPSAKAFDTLKASGADLVITVDCGAAANEALAHAAAIALNVVVIDHHLMRSEPPRALAVVNPNRPGCTSGQGNLAAAGVVFVLLAALNREGRRQGLFAERPEPDIRQWLDLAALGAICDVTGLTGFNRALISLGLKVMSDWRNPGLRALLAAAGAEPGPAKSNHAGFILGPRINAGGRIGRSDLGARLLSTDDPAEAEALAIELDALNLSRRDVERAVTDAAVRRVEATGAHADESAVVVVAGEDWHPGVVGIVAGRLRERWRKPVIVIGVDPVTGLGKGSGRSQPGMNLGRAIQAAWESGILLAGGGHAMAAGLTMEGARVPELTAFLNERLATERVEAVAQDVLEIDALIDPSAATRDLFESFERLAPFGPANPEPSFALSGVQAREPVAMNGGHVRCRLVGPDGASVKAIAWRCADLPTGQALLSGQGGLSVVGRLKADDWNGRKGVQFEIEDVADPRMI, from the coding sequence ATGGCAGACGACGGCGGCGCAAAGACACTGAACGCATTTCTCGGCGTGTCTCGGTCCCTGTCCGGGCGCGCCTGGCGTCAACGTCCGGCCGACGCCGCCACGACGCGCGCGCACATGCAAACCCTGAACCTGGAAGAACCGCTGGCCCGGGCCCTGGCCTCGCGGGGTGTGCGCTCAGACCAGGGCCAAGATTTCCTTACCCCGACCCTGCGTTCCCTGTTTCCCGACCCGTCCAGCTTTATGGATATGGACGCAGCCGCCGAAGCGATCCTGAACACGCTTCAGGCCAAGGCGAACATTCATGTGTTCGCCGATTACGACGTGGACGGCGCCTCAAGCGCGGCGCTGCTGGTGCGTTGGTTTAGGGCGATGGGCCACGAACTGTCGATCTATGTTCCGGACCGGATGACCGAAGGTTACGGCCCCAGCGCCAAGGCCTTCGATACGTTGAAGGCGTCGGGCGCCGATCTGGTCATCACGGTGGATTGCGGGGCTGCGGCGAACGAAGCCCTGGCCCATGCGGCCGCCATCGCCCTTAACGTCGTCGTTATCGATCACCACCTGATGCGCAGCGAGCCGCCGAGGGCGTTGGCGGTCGTCAACCCAAACCGGCCGGGCTGCACCTCGGGTCAGGGAAATCTGGCGGCGGCAGGCGTCGTGTTCGTCCTTCTGGCGGCGCTGAACCGGGAGGGGCGGCGTCAGGGCCTGTTCGCCGAGAGGCCCGAGCCGGACATTCGTCAATGGCTGGATCTGGCGGCCCTGGGCGCGATCTGCGACGTGACCGGTCTGACCGGCTTCAATCGCGCGCTCATTAGCCTTGGTCTCAAGGTCATGAGCGACTGGCGTAATCCGGGTCTGCGTGCGCTTCTGGCGGCGGCCGGCGCCGAACCGGGACCGGCCAAGAGCAATCATGCCGGTTTCATCCTGGGACCGCGCATCAATGCGGGAGGACGCATCGGTCGCTCCGATCTGGGCGCGCGGCTGCTGTCTACGGACGACCCGGCCGAGGCCGAGGCCCTGGCGATCGAACTCGATGCACTGAATCTCTCGCGGCGCGATGTGGAGCGGGCCGTGACCGACGCGGCCGTTCGTCGGGTCGAGGCGACCGGCGCCCATGCCGACGAAAGCGCGGTCGTCGTGGTCGCAGGCGAGGACTGGCATCCAGGTGTCGTCGGGATCGTCGCCGGCCGGCTTCGCGAACGCTGGCGCAAGCCGGTGATCGTCATCGGCGTCGATCCCGTCACCGGTCTCGGAAAGGGCTCAGGCCGGTCCCAGCCAGGCATGAACTTGGGACGCGCGATCCAGGCGGCCTGGGAGAGCGGGATCCTGCTCGCTGGCGGCGGTCATGCCATGGCGGCGGGCCTGACGATGGAAGGTGCGCGCGTGCCCGAACTGACCGCCTTCTTGAACGAGAGACTCGCTACCGAAAGGGTCGAAGCTGTCGCCCAAGATGTGCTGGAGATCGACGCGCTGATCGACCCGTCGGCGGCGACGCGCGATCTTTTCGAATCGTTCGAGCGTCTGGCCCCATTCGGCCCCGCCAACCCTGAACCCAGCTTCGCCCTGAGCGGCGTTCAGGCCCGCGAACCCGTCGCCATGAACGGCGGTCATGTGCGATGCCGGCTGGTCGGTCCGGATGGCGCTTCGGTCAAGGCCATCGCCTGGCGCTGCGCCGATCTGCCGACGGGCCAGGCCTTGCTGTCCGGGCAGGGCGGGCTGAGCGTCGTGGGCCGGTTGAAGGCTGACGACTGGAATGGCCGCAAGGGCGTGCAGTTCGAGATCGAGGATGTCGCCGATCCTCGAATGATCTGA